The window GAATATGAGtgaagctgctaaatttgtgatAATACTGTCACGCAGCCATGGATGATTAACGAGAGAATAAGAGCAATCCCAGGAGACCAGTGAGGCGGCAAGAGGTGGCGGTGGTCTGGACCTGGGGCCGGTGGGCAGGGCAATGACGTTGTGGAAGTGGCTGAGGCGGGTGCGAGTCTGgtgtactttgtttttgtttctttaaagattttatgtatttattcacaagagacatagagaggcagagacacaggcagagggagaagcaggctccctccagggagcccgacgtgggactcgatcccaggacactgggatcactacctgagccaaaggcagatgcttaaccactgggccacccaggtactcGAGTCTGGTGTACTTTGAAGGCCTTGCTGATGAGTCGCTTATGGGGTGAGCTGTGGGTTACAGGCCACATCTCTCCGTGGTGAGCGATGGGCTAGGCACTTGATGAAAATGACTTTGTTCAATTCTAATTCTTACCCTTCACCATGAGCTGTGTCTGTTTCACATACAAGGAAAGTTCTGCCAAAGAATCTGGTCAAAGTCACTCTTTAAGTGGCAGGACCAGACTCAGGGGCCCTGAGTGTCACCAAGCTTTCTGCCTCCCGGGGAGCCCCTGGAAGGCTGGCGTGAGGAGACCTCCCCTATACCCCCGCCCCTGCTGAGCAACAGCCAGACAGGCCTGAGATATTGGGGGTGCCAACTGCAGAAGCCACTTAATTGTTCATCTTTGGTAGCCCTCATGATTTGAGGGGTGGAGAGCAGAGTCTCAATGTCACACCCTGCTCTCATTTTACTACTTGGTCCCGGATCCCTTCATGTCCAGCTGAGAGAGCTCAGGTGtacctttctctcccctccccactcctcttgGCCTATAGCTATGCTCAGAAACACATCCACACCTTTAGGATTCAAGTCCCTTCTAAACTGTTTAGCTCCTACGCATCCCTCAAAGTCCAGCTCATGTGGCCCTTCTGAGAACCCTGACTCCTTCCCCCAGTCAAAACTCATCACTCTATTCAATCCTTTGTAGTCACTAGAACCAGCTTTCCACCTGATGGCAGCTGAGCCCTCTGTGTCTGACTCCCAACCTGATGCATGTGGGGGTTCAGGAAACATTTTGAGGGGGTGAGAGGGTGAGCGATGCCTGAGGGCTCCTCCATGCCCCACAGTACTGGCTTTCCCCAGCCCAGAGGGGCCCCTGGAGTGGGTCTGGGAGCCCTCTGAGGTAACAGAGCCCTATGAATAGTGGTCACCATGGCGACTCCAATGAACAGTGGAGGGGGGCCgctccctggcaaccacccagTGGTCTTCACCAGCAGTTCTGCAGTGTGGATCTGCACTCCTGGGCTTCAGCACACACCAGAGTGGTTCACGTGTTTTCTGACATTATGAGAGAGAGTGGAGAGGTGAGGCAGAGACCTGTGGGGTGGACGGGGGTCTTCCAGGACCCGGGATTTCATCTCCCCTCTCTCCATTCAGGGCTGCTTGTGAGGGAAGAGTGCCCAGACGCAACGGGACCCCCTTCCCTGTCCTCCTTAACCGACGTCTCTTGGGACTTCCTCTCCAGATCAGAAGCTGGCAGTGAGTCCACACTTCTGCTCAAGCCGGTCTAGGCTGCTCTGGGCTGGGGGTGCCATTATGGCAGATGGGACACTGCTGTGGGCACATCGGTTGGGTAACTGGAGATGGGGAACAGGGACAGGGCCGACAGCTTACTTGAAGGAGACAGAGGGTGAAGGGCTTGGTTTCAGCGCCACCTGGCTGAGGTCCTATTTcttttctgagcctcactttctccatctgtgaaagaGGAGTTATACTTTCTCTGAACACCTGAGTCCTTATGAAGACAGACTAACCTACTAGATGGGAGAATGTGTAACATATGAGCTGTATTAATTATCTCTTTCCATCTAACAAATTgccccaaaactcagtggcttaagaacattattaaaaattaattaattaatattttagagagagggaaaagggcagagggagagggagaaagagaatcccaaacaggatTCCATGTTCAGCGTGAAGCCTCATGGGgcgctcaatctcacaaccttgagatcatgacctgagccgaaaatcaaaagtcagatgcttaagctactaagccacccaggtgctcctaagatttttttttttaatctgacaatCTCTTTGAATCAGAAATACAGATGCAGCTCCAATAGGTCCCATATCTCAGGGTCTTCCATAGACTATAATCAAAGTTCAACTAGAGAAGAACCCCTTTCCAGGGCCACTCATATGGTAGGACTCAGTTCCTCATGGATTATTGATCTGAGAGCCTCAATTTCTCATGAACTGTTGGCCAGAGGCCTCCCTCAGATCTTTGTCATGTGGACCTCTCCAGAGGGCAGCTCACAACACGGACCCTTCTTCTATCAGAGTGAGGGAGCCACGAAGAGCCTGTGGACAGAGTCACAATCTTCTATATTCAATCTTCAATAACCTTGGAAGTAGCTTCTCATCCCATATTTAATTGGCAAGTCAACaggtccagcccacactcaaggggaaaGATTAAGCAAGGGTGTGAATTCCAAGGAACAGGATCCTTGGGAGCCATGTCAACTGCCCACCTTGGTGGCAGTTGGCCCTCTTGGCCCTGATAACATACATTGTTTCcatatgcaaaatacattcatttctGCCCTACGATCTCAAAAGGTTCATTCCATTACAGCATCAGCTCTAAATCTAGAACCTGGCTACAAATCAGGCCTGGGTGTGGATGAGGTTCCTTGAGTGTGGTTTCTTGGACTCAGTCCTATCTCCCCATCAGTAGATATTAGGAAACTAATATCTACTATTTGTTCTGAACACACCACCATGCAATGAATGGTGTGGCCAACCTGGGATAAGGGCTATGAACATCCCTATTAAAAACTGAGGACACTGGAGACACAAAGGAGTCACTGGTCCATAGCAGTTCTGAAATCCAGCAGGGATTGTTGAACTTTTCCTGATTGGGTTTCGAGGCCTGGAAGTAATTCTCCATGGCTCTCAGCTCTGCCCCACAGGTCCTTGCTTCcactctctaatttttttttttaaataaacaaaagatagcACATGTGTATgctgagtagttttttttttaaaagattttattgatttattcatgagaatacacagagaggagagagagagaggcagagacacaggcagagggagagggagaagcaggcttcatgcagggagcctgatgtgggacttgatcccgggtctccaggatcacaccctgggccgaaggcaggcagtgctaaaccactgagccaccagggctgcccatatgCTGAGTAGTTTTGTCAGACTCTTCTGCTGGTAGATTTGAGGGTCCACTAGACTCCATTTTGTACCGTCTGTCCCTTTTGCTCCAAGCTGGTAGTACTTTTGTTAATATGGTTTTCTCCAGAACTTAAGCCTACAGGGGCTTGACAACAGCTCTGCTCCCCTCTCTGGGACTCCTGGGAAGACACAGCACCTCTAGGTTTCCTAGATGACCTATTACCCCACTGAGGGGTAATCTGTGAGGCACATCCTTATCTCTTTAAAGGGTCCTTTGTGTGACAGAATAATATGCtctgagatttttatctttataagcTTTTCACAAAAGGTGGTACAGTCACAGCTTTGGCTACCTTTTTTGGATGGTGCTCTGAagctatttcttaattttagcctCTTTTGGCACCTGGGGAGGATGAGAATTTCCAAAACTATTAAGTCCTGCCTCTTTTATGTTTAATGGTCCTTCCTTCAGTGCTTTTGTCTCCTGTCACATTTCACTACAAGCAGCAGGAAGAAACCAGGAGGTGCCCCCCATGCTTTGCTTGGAAATTTCCTTTGCTAGATCCTCTGGCTCATTAGTCACATGTTCTGCTTTCCATATAACCATCAATGACAGTGTCACTAGGTTCTGTTACTAAATAACTTGGACACGGATCCCTCAGGGTTCTGAGAACATGTTCTTTGTCTGCACTGGCAGTATCCTCCAAATCTAGATTTCTACTCATCATCTGTTCAAGGCGATTTAAGCCTTTTCTATCATGTTCCTCAAATCCATCCATGCTCCAACCACTGCTCAGTTCCAAAGCCACTCCtgtatttttaggtatttgttatagcagcaaccCATTCTTGGTACCAAAATATGTTTGAgctattgctgcataataaatGACCAGAAGACTTAGCAATTTAAAACTATGTGcttaaaaaaagtacaaattaattatctcacagtttctatggGTTAGGATCCTGGGCATAGCTTGGCTGGGTCTTCTGGCCCTGGGTCTCCCACAAGCTATACTTAATGTATCAACTGGGCTATGTTCTCATTTGAAGGCTCAATCGGGGAGGGATCCACTCCCATGTTCATTCAGGTGGCAGGATTCATGCAATTCTTTGAGAACTATTGGACCATGGGTCTCCGTTCTTTATGAGCTGTTGTCCTCTCCATAGGACCACTCAAAACATGGCAGCTGCTTCTGCCAGAGTAAGCAAACAAGCCAAGAAGAGCCAGAGAAAGAATGTGAACAAGACAGAAGTCACTAATCTAATTTCGAAGTGACATCCTACCATTTTTGTCATATTCTTTTGATCAGAAGCGAGCTGCTAAATCAAGCCCACACTCAGGGAGATGGGATGGAGAGTTAACACTGTGTATGAATACGGAAAGGATAGGGACCAGAAGCAGCATAGTCACACAGTTAGCACCACACAATTATTAAGTGTCAAAATTAGGGTGTTTCACTttgtgatttttcaaaagaataaaatttatcttttgttaaaagattttatttacttatttgagagagagagcatgagtcaaGGGAGAGTTGGAGGtctaaggagaagcaggctcctcgctgagcaaggagcccaacctgggcttgatcccaggatcctgagattatgacctgagcctaaatcagaggcttaattgactgagccacccaggcactcctaaaattGATCTGGTTCTTAATGTGCTCTGAGTTTACCAGCAAACAAACTTGCTGGGTGACCTGACACAAGTcactcccctctctgagccttggtttctttataaaatgaagagattggATTAGGTAATCCCCAaaatcccttccagctctgacttGCTGCTTCTATGCTTTCCTTTTTACAAAGATACTTAGTTCTTAGGCCGAGGCACTAAACATTCACTGTATACAATAAACTGTTTTACGTTTTCATATTAAAAGATTCACAAAGATCTTAAAAGACACTGCAATAAAATCAGATATTATGACTAAGAAAAAGTTCACTCGGAAAAGGAACACAAACCTGAAAGCCACAGAGGCTATTTGTAGATGTCAGAGCTGCTGCTCCTCAAAACTGGCCCAAAGGCCTGTCCTGTGGAGCAAAGACTGAGCTCATAGCAGTGTGGCTCCTGCTCTCAGCTCTCCTATGTTGGCCAGGCTGGTTCCTTTCTGTCAAGCTGTTAAAAAGGACACAGTCTTACTTGCAGGGAGGCACATAGTCACCAGGATAGGGGGCCTTACCAAGGGCTTGCTGGGGAATCCTAGGGGGGCACTGGGTGCTGCAGATGGGAGAGAAGGTAAAAGGAAGAGGCTGCCAGGAAGAGGAGCTCAGGGCCCCCAGGGTGTTTGAGAAAGGTCTTTGGGTCATTGGCATGGGCTTTTCAGAGAGAGCAGAGTCTGCAGGGGTCCAGGGTGCAGGCCAGGGGGGATGGGTGATGGGGCAGGGGGCTTGCTGAGTACCAAAGAGCACTGGAAACAGTATGAGGGGACGTCTGGTTGGGGGCTGGGCATATGGTCACAAGCGTCCCTGATCAGCGCCCGGCTCATCCTCCTCTGGAGAGACTGTGTGTCATCTGAGACGACCAAATGTGTTTCTTTGTCTACAGGACTAAGCTTGGAATTACCTGTCTGAGAGCAAGAGTTGATGGAGCTGGGCCACCGAGCAGGTAGGACAGGCTGCCCAGGGACTTGCTGAATGCACAGTCAGGGTTTCTGGATGGGTGCCCTGTGGGCAGCAGGGAACAgccccttttccttctctctcatctcCCTTGGGCCTCCAGACCCACTGTGGGGCCTTGATTTCCTCCGAAGAAATCAAAGGGAAGAGAACATGGCTGGGCCCCTCCATTCTGCCCCATTCAGTGCCCTTCTGGGGGCTCAGAGGAGACGTGTGCACCCAGAGGGCAGGGCTCATGGGGAACCCAGCAGGGGCTGGGTCTGGTCAGAGTGGAAGGTACCTGGAGGTCCTGAGTGAGCCTGGCCCAGGGAGTGCTGTGGCCCCAGGAGGCACGAAGGCCCCTGGAGTGTTCCAGGCATGGGCAGCAATGAGGGCACAAGTCTGGAAGTAGAGCCGAGGGAAATCCATATGGCTGCAGGGCTGGAGAGAGGCAGGTGCAGGAGGAGCGCAGGCTGGGTCCCAGGCCTGATCCCTGAGTGGGGGCTCTGCCCTCAGGACAAGGGGATGGCTTTCAACACAGGGGGCCTGAGGCAGGTCACCTCTGGCAGGTGCCCCACGCAAGTGGCCATCCAGTGACACTGCTGGAAGCTCTCTCCCACAACCCAAGGACCCAGGCCTCGTCAAATCTTAAATCAAATTCCAGTCTCTCCCAGGGAGGTTCTGATGCAGGTGCCTGGAGGGGCCCAAGAATCTGCAGATgtaataagtgtgtgtgtgtgtgtgtgtgtgtgtgtagggagtgGATTCTGATAAGGGGCCAAGCCGGAAAAACTGACCACTGAGCATTTGGGCCTCACACTCACAAGTGAAGCTGGATTCACCTGGCCCATTTTACGGCCGAGGGGATGGGGGAACAGCAGGGCTCCGGGGAGGCTCCTGGGCTGCCAGCagacactcattcattcattcaacacagaCTGAACTCCAAgaggattggggggagggggtggagttTGTTTCCCTGTTGGATCCCCAGTGCTCAGCACAGCACTGATGCTGTAGGTGCTCCCCCAGTGGGTGAATGGGGGGGCATAGCGGCTCTCTGAGCCCAGCCTTGCCAGTGGAGCACGCTCATCACCCCGAATGGTGGGCAGCGGGGAGCAGGCGATTCCACTATAACATGCCCATAGATGAGGCCGTCGGGAAGGCGGCCCGGCAGAAACGGGGAGCTCTGCTCCCGGAGTCCTGAGCTGAGCATCCTgaggggccccaggaggagcccctcactgtgctgggccccaggcccctcaggagcaggaggagaggccgTGGCTGAGCAGGTGGGTGCTGAATGGGCTTCAGACGGGGCTTCCAAAATGGGGGGCCATTCCCTTCCTGAAAGCCTCCCTTGTCCCCAGAGGCACCTGCCATTTGCTTGGCTTCCTGCTCGCTGGGGCAGAACCAGAACTGGAGGGAGGAAAGGCCTTCTGGTCTCAGGCACaggttttctctctgccttttgtgTGGATGACAAAGGAGCAAGAATGAAATAGCATCTGATTTCGCAggtgggggtaggagggagggaaaggaggaagcgCGTTCTCAGTCTCCACCGCCCAGGGAAGGGTCTGCCTCTCCAGGGCTGGGCAAGAGGGGCTTTTCGCAGAGCACCATCATCACTTGGTGACAGCAGAGCAGGATTCGGtgagagcaaaacaaaaccccccaaagcTGGTAAAACCCGCTGCTTTCCAGCAGCCTTTTCTGAAAAGGAAGCCTGGAACAATCTGAATGACCACCAGTGGGGCAGCTGCAAAATCCTGCCCGGTTTGAAGGGGAAGTCAGGTCTGTGTCAGCCAATCCCTCAGGCACAGCGGTGTTTTTTAACAACAAGTTACAAAGCGATACTTAGAATCCAATCTCATttataaacaaaagcaaagcaaaactaTGAATCCTTCAGGAGGGCTGGAGGAGCCATCTAGAATATTTTGGAGGGAAGCTCACCAAATGTGTTTATAGCTGGGATTGAAGATTGGGGAGCAGGGGGTGAGGCCAAGGCTGTGGGGGGatgcggtgggggaggggaacagcTCCTCTTCTGCATTTTGCacagaaaatacaggaaagaatAAAGTAAGAAAGAATTTCTGTACTACTCCGGGATTATAGCAGGTAACACAAATCGAGTGTTAAGTCACCATCAGCTTGGTTGTCAGAGGCACTGTTACTTATGTGGCTTACTcaccacaaagaaagagaaaacagagaaaacattGTCGGTTAGACCAAGGACTGTCAACTGTCAGATGCAGCCTGTTTAGTTTTatgaaagcacagagaggtcaaggtCCCACAGCTAGGCCTCAAAGCTAGAGCATCTTGGCTGAGCTACCTCCTTCTTCCGTCTCTCCTGATTTCCCACCCTACCTTCTGGGTCCCGGGATTTTTCTCCATCCCTGTCCCTTTGATGCGGGCTGGCTGGGTTTGAGGACCCAGAAGcagggcgggggaggagggcacAGAACCAGCCAAGAGGGCCTTTGGCTTTGCACAGCATAGAAATCCAATGTGTGCTGAGAAGAAATGATAGagtttgcgagagagagagagagagagcgagcacatacAGAGTGTCTGGAAGACccagaaaaggaaagcagaatgaGTCTCATCTGTGCACAGGGCCTGGAGCTTTTACTGAGGACCCAGTGCATGGTCCCCTCAGGCACCCAGGAATGAGGGTGAGTGGTTAGGTGTTCCTCCTAAGTCACTGACACCCGGAACCAGGGGTCCTGGTGAGTCGGTGGTCTTGAAAAATGTTCCCGTCattccttagatgttatctattgtGCTGGAAGACTACAAAGAAATCGTTAAATCCTTGACCTTTACAAGGAGGACAGACACGATCTCTTCTGTAAGGCGTGTGTGAGGCAGTGGGGTACAGGTCTCTGCAAGAACAGAGGCagcaaaagaagccaagaaaGCAGTTTTTCTAGGAGTTTCCCTGCATCCCCTTCCCTTGCTgttctggggctctggggctctcagtctgtctcttcctcctccccacccccatcgctgtctcccttcctgcccccactctgtacctgtctctccctctctctcccctgccctgttCAGGTACCACTACTTTGACCAGGGCCCATGGAAGGGCCAACAAAAAGGATGGCCAGCAGGACACGGACCCCTGGAGAACTGCCCGCAGCCCTTTGGACACCTCCAAATTCAAGTACCAGGCCCCAGTCTCCCCACAGCATTCCCTGTGCCGGGGAGGCAGCCCCCTAAGGCAGGCCCACATGGAGGAGGTCCAGACTCCACCCCCATCGGCCAACAGCAGGGACTGTCTGTCCCCAGGGATGGACCCACAGCACGGGTCCCTGAAGAAGGGAGGCTACAGACCCTCCTCAAGGGAGAGCAGGGCTTCTCCTCAAGAGGGGGCTCAGCCAAACCAGGGGCTGAAGGGGGGCCCCAACACAGGAGCCCAGGGCCAGAGGAGCAGCGTCATTCCAGATAACATTCGTCACAAGTTTGGGAGCAGCATGGTGGACCAGCTGGTCTCCGAGGACCAGGTATCAGAGTGGGCACAGGACGCTGAGGGTGGCAGGAGGGTTATGCGTGGAGACTGCTCTTGAGCACAGAGTCCCTACGATGATATCATTAGAGAGGAGCGTTGACTAGGCCCTCGCATGTGCCAGCGGAGCCCACTTTATAGTCTTAGCATAAAACAAATTCATTCGATCTTCCCAGTGAGGAAGAAACTATTATCACCATCCTATGGATAAGGAGCCCAAGGCTTAGAGGAAGGGGTTAAGTAAATGAACCAAACTCACTCAGTTCTACGGGATAAGGATCCAAGCTGGGCCAGCATATTCTGGATGCCTGGAGCTTACTGACCTTTCAGGTAGAAGTCTGGTGTTAGATTAGATGCTCTTAACTTGAACAAGTCTCCTAAAGGAGACAGCATTGGCTGGGATCAGAAGACTGGGGTTTGAACACTGGCTCTGCCCTCTGAATGTTGGGTGACTTTGGAGGAGTTACTTCCGCTCTCTGGGctctagtctctgcctctgtaaaGCGAGGCAGTTGACTAGACCAGGCTGACAAATACATGGCATGCATAGGCCAATGTCCCTAGACTGCATTCATGGCAGACATTACTAGTCGTTGCTGGCACTTTTCCCCACCTGCTACATTATTCTAGGTAGTCACTATTGATCAACTGAAAGTTGAGATAAAACTGCTATTTCTGGTCAAATACTAGGAATTGCTCTTGTTCTGGTGTTTTGAGGCATGTTCTCAAAAGCCATTATCTCCACCTCCATAGCGACTACATCGCGCAGTGGGCCAGGCCCAAGTTGTGGCTTCTTTTTGAAGAAGGGTGACACGATCTGCTCAAGTCACACTGCGCAAGtgggatccccaggatcacaaaggCTGTGGGCTGGGTCTCCCTCTACCTTGTCGTCTTAAGGTGTGGTGACCACCCTCACCTGCTAGTCTGGGAGGTCACAATCTTAAATATCCTGTCCCGCTAGGAAGATCTTGTCCCAATTTGAGGCTGGCTCTATGGTTGCTATCTCTCATTGCTCCTCTTGGTCCTGGAAGCCATCATTTCTCTCTTGGGCCATCATCATCCTGGGCTTGAATCAAgagatctgttttttttctgtctacCTTTGACACATCACATGACTTTGTCCCTGAGCCAGCAAATATCAGAGAGGAAGCTACGTCAAAGACCATCCAGTTCGGCGCCTCGCCCCCATTTTACAAgcatggaaactgaggcccagagaggcccaGAGACTCATCTAACGTCAGCAGCTGGGTTACGGCAGAACTAGGACTTGAACCCGTTTCCTGGCTCAGGCCTGGGCTCAGCCACTTGAGCCTCCCAGTTGCCTCCTCAGTAGAGGAAGGAGTTGGCCCCAGTGGAACCTAAGGAGCCACCCAGAGCTGACTTGGGTGATGCCTCTGTTCTAGAGGCAAGTGGGGCTCTGGGGTTCACTAGCTGTGGCGACAGGGTGAGTCCTGCCCTGAGGCCCtgcttcctcatttataaatggcAGGAGTGATTATGAAGCCCTTTCCTGATGGTGTAGAGTAGGTGCTCAAGGCAGGAAGGTTACTGTCCCCAGTGCCTgtgtgggaggtggggtgaggggtggagggccTTCAGCTCTTCCAGCTCCCAGCCCTGGGTCTGGTTGAAGGCtgcagggtaggggtggggtagggggtggtgAGGGCAGGGTGAGACGGAGGAGGGAGGTTGGAGGTGAGATGGGGctgaccctgcttctctctctatcccttgtctttctccctcactcGCTGCTCAGGCTCGAAGGGCCATCGGTGAGGTCTTTGAGGGCCAGAAGAGGGCAAACTCGTGGCCCAGCAGGATCCAGAGTCCCATGGAAATCACCTCCATCTTCTCAGACTACTATGATTTGGGCTACAACATGCGATCAAACTTGTTTCAAGGTCAGGCCAAGGGGCAAGGGTGGGGACTGTCAGCACCTGTGGTCCCCAAGCCACCCTTCCCTGGACCCCTATGGGGTCTGAGACCCAAGATGTACTCCTGGGGACACGGGATGCTCCTTGCAGGGCCACCAAGGCCCCTCTatgggccaggccctgtgcctTGTGCTGGGAATGTTCAGGTTCCAGGAAAATCTGCTCTCATCATGCACATGGTCCACCTCAGTTGGCAAAAAGCTCCTCACTCCCTCGAGTACCTCTAAGCTGCCAGAGGGaggcccaggcacccctggcctcAGCACCTCTGGTCAGAGCAACAATATCAGGCTTCCTAGGTTCAAAGCTCAGCTCTGGCACTTCCTGGGTGTGGCCTCGGGCAGGACACTTCACCTCTCTTCACCTGCCCTCACCTCGGGCAGGACACTTCAAGAAGGCCTCAGTCACCTTCTTAGCACCATGGGGATAATCATGATGACATGGCCCTCACCAGGTCCTTGATGGCTCTCTGAAGTGCCTCCTGGAGACTCTTGGCCTGGGACTTGAAATGAGTAGCTGGCAGGctattgtttttccttcccaGAGCCATGGTGGCACCATGGGAGGGTGGATTGGGGGTTCAGACATCAATGCAGAGTGTTTCCTGAGGGTCTACCATAGTCCTGTTTGTTTGGGGTGACAGCCAGTAGCTCCATCTCACGGGCTCATCAGAAACAGTTTGCCCAAGACCACTCAGTGCTAGGAGGTGGGTCAGAGCTCAAATTCACATTTTCCTCCTGCCTCCAAAGCCACAGTCTTTCCTCGGCTTCCAGTCACCTCCTCAGCCCTGACCCTGTTTTCAAGCTGTTTAGTGGACCGCTCGGCTGGGGGTCCACAGCCAGCATGGAAGGGGCTTCTCTCGGCCCCCATGTTCCAGTTTCACCTCATCGCAAAACATGACATCCTTCTGgtgctcttctttcttccctccatcctGCCAGTCTCTCTCCAGTGCCCCCACGGCCTGGCAGACATTCGCACCTGGCTCAGATCCCCGTCACCGAAGGAACCAGACAGCCCCTGGAAGCCTTTCTGGCTCTTTCTTTGAGCTTGGAGAAGGGGTGgtgctggaggaggaagagagaatacagCTCAGATTGTCCTCTGTTCTGGGCCTCGGGTTCCTGCTTTTCACTTGTCTCTTTAATAATTATCACCCGAGAGTGTACACAACCTTGTCTGGTAACGTCTACACAGGGTGAAAGAGTAGCATAAAACCATTTGGCACCTGTCACCAGCCTGTGAAATACAACCTTGGCAGCTGTGCCAGAGGTGGTGCTGGAGCCAGTGCAAACCAGCTTGCACCTGTTCACAAAGGTCAATTGGTAAGTTTTCCTTAACCGATTGACATTACGACGCTATATCACAGTGAACCACAGTGGTATTTATACTCCAGACACTGGCAAGCACCATAAATTCGGGCTTCAACTTTGGCACCAGCTGCCAGTGTGCCTCGCTCATGTATCCCTCTTATTTCCACCCACCCCCTCAACCCTGCGCTTGCTGTTCCAGGTTGTGTTTGAACAAGAGTGGCAGAGGAGAAATCAGACGGGCTAGGTGGGGAAGGCTGCCAGAAAGTCTTTTCCCTTG of the Vulpes lagopus strain Blue_001 chromosome 5, ASM1834538v1, whole genome shotgun sequence genome contains:
- the TEX33 gene encoding testis-expressed protein 33, which codes for MELGHRAGTTTLTRAHGRANKKDGQQDTDPWRTARSPLDTSKFKYQAPVSPQHSLCRGGSPLRQAHMEEVQTPPPSANSRDCLSPGMDPQHGSLKKGGYRPSSRESRASPQEGAQPNQGLKGGPNTGAQGQRSSVIPDNIRHKFGSSMVDQLVSEDQARRAIGEVFEGQKRANSWPSRIQSPMEITSIFSDYYDLGYNMRSNLFQGAPQETKSLMKASYTPEVIEKSVRDIEHWHGRKTDDLGRWHQKNAMNMNLQKALDEKFGEKSKSKSSKY